In Cuculus canorus isolate bCucCan1 chromosome 8, bCucCan1.pri, whole genome shotgun sequence, a single genomic region encodes these proteins:
- the LOC104058164 gene encoding ADAMTS-like protein 2 isoform X3 encodes MAAAPRLRLLLLLLLGAAAPRRHEDSSEAADGAGPWDEEVTKWWGEWSSWSTCSRSCGGGVTSRERHCLRQRLQMPQGANTTMCVGQAKHYQLCQQQPCPANTASFKQQQCSSFNAKAFGKRYYHWMPLYPDDYTSISNKPCDLQCTTRSGERQLMARAQDGTSCKDRTYQGVCIDGKCEPIGCDGSLYSPRTMDRCRVCGGDGSTCHRVSGSFRKAISQIGYVFITNIPAGATDILIIERRKTENILALADESGHFFFNGNSAIDNPQNFRVAGTIFKYRRPSSLNSDGLEYIIAHGPTNQSLNAMYYNFNGKMPHITYDYTVPRTPLLRTAAPAVDRPLYHHLPETSQNHPIPANSRAAQDFNATWLSLSPDDTNEQLPLREGHEDLSFSHLPFFQTNSTSRIQDWGWEQGEEKYDFQMRQVYHANTGEEDEAAATGGEAELALRFNQISISTAVPYSMRRSEVSESSRIASSRLRLFRRLCHRDPHNTAFCRELQHLAARLFPRNSTAGLWTEMAAPWPQSATRKNSLEDLKVEAFPGSQREAANYSTMASAESPQLGASPTADISQAEPLQAPGTESNEFDVNPVGHDDISLADMYRWKVSAYAPCSSTCTSAGISTSYAMCVRYDGVEVDETYCDALTRPEPTHEFCTGRDCQPRWETSRWSECSRTCGEGYQYRSVRCWKMLAPGFDSSAYDDLCESAGLARPMERKVCKNKACGPQWELSEWSECSARCGTQGTMKREVRCSVEAPLCDESRKPSSEKACTGPPCDRRWTASDWGPVRVVRDA; translated from the exons ATGGCCGCCGCTCCCCgcctccgcctcctcctcctcctcctcctcggcgCCGCCGCCCCTCGCCGACACGAG GACAGTAGTGAGGCAGCAGATGGAGCTGGCCCCTGGGATGAAGAAGTCACCAAGTGGTGGGGAGAGTGGAGCTCCTGGTCCACCTGCTCCAGGTCCTGCGGGGGAGGCGTGACGTCCCGGGAGAGGCACTGCTTGCGACAGAG gctCCAGATGCCCCAGGGAGCAAACACCACCATGTGTGTTGGTCAAGCCAAACACTACCAACTGTGCCAACAGCAG CCCTGCCCAGCCAACACAGCAAgcttcaaacagcagcagtgctcCAGTTTCAATGCCAAAGCCTTTGGGAAGCGCTACTACCACTGGATGCCTCTCTATCCAG ATGACTACACCAGTATCTCCAACAAGCCCTGTGACCTCCAATGCACCACCCGGAGTGGAGAGAGGCAGCTGATGGCCCGAGCTCAGGATGGTACCTCCTGCAAGGACAGAACCTATCAGGGGGTCTGCATCGATGGGAAGTGTGAG CCGATTGGGTGCGATGGGAGCCTGTACTCACCCCGGACGATGGACAGATGCAGGGTGTGTGGAGGGGACGGCAGCACTTGCCACCGTGTCTCGGGCAGCTTCCGAAAGGCAATCTCACAGATAG GTTACGTGTTCATCACCAACATCCCTGCTGGTGCCACAGACATCCTCATTATTGAGCGCAGGAAAACCGAAAACATCCTAG CACTTGCAGATGAATCTGGGCATTTCTTCTTCAACGGCAACTCCGCCATTGACAACCCCCAGAACTTCAGGGTAGCTGGCACGATCTTCAAGTACCGGCGGCCCTCGAGCCTGAACTCAGACGGGCTGGAGTATATCATAGCTCATGGGCCCACTAACCAGTCTCTGAACGCCATG TACTATAACTTTAATGGGAAAATGCCACACATAACTTACGACTACACTGTACCACGGACACCGCTTCTCCgaactgcagcccctgctgtAGACAGACCTCTCTATCATCACCTACCAGAGACCAGCCAGAACCATCCCATCCCAGCCAACTCCAGAGCTGCTCAGGACTTCAATGCCACATGGCTCTCCCTGTCACCAGATGATACCAATGAACAGCTTCCTTTAAGAGAAGGGCATGAGGATCTAAGCTTCAGCCATTTGCCCTTCTTCCAAACCAACTCCACCAGTCGTATACAGGACTGGGGCTGGGAACAAGGTGAAGAGAAGTATGACTTCCAGATGAGACAGGTCTACCATGCAAACACAGGAGAGGAGGatgaagcagcagcaactgGTGGAGAAGCAGAGTTGG CTCTCAGGTTCAATCAGATTTCCATCAGCACAGCTGTACCCTACAGCATGAGGAGGTCCGAGGTCTCGGAGAGCAGCCGCATAGCATCCTCCAGGCTTCGTCTCTTCAGGCGACTGTGTCACCGAGACCCACATAACACTGCCTTCTGTAGGGAGCTGCAGCACCTGGCAGCCAGGCTGTTCCCAAGGAACTCCACAGCAGGACTATGGACCGAAATGGCTGCTCCGTGGCCGCAAAGCGCCACCCGTAAGAACTCACTGGAGGACTTGAAGGTGGAGGCATTTCCTGGGAGTCAGAGGGAAGCAGCCAACTACAGCACGATGGCGTCTGCGGAGAGCCCTCAGCTAGGTGCCAGCCCCACCGCAGACATCAGCCAGGCAGAGCCTCTGCAAGCCCCTGGCACTGAAAG CAATGAGTTTGATGTGAACCCCGTGGGCCATGATGACATCAGCTTGGCTGACATGTATCGGTGGAAAGTCTCGGCTTATGCCCCTTGCAGTTCCACGTGCACTTCAG CAGGTATCAGCACTTCCTATGCAATGTGTGTCCGATATGATGGAGTGGAAGTGGACGAAACGTACTGTGATGCCCTAACCCGACCAGAACCTACTCATGAATTTTGCACAGGGAGAGACTGCCAGCCTCG GTGGGAGACGAGCCGGTGGAGTGAATGCTCCAGGACCTGTGGTGAGGGTTATCAGTACCGCAGTGTGCGTTGCTGGAAGATGCTGGCTCCAGGCTTTGACAGCTCCGCCTATGATGACCTCTGCGAGTCAGCTGGATTGGCCAGGCCCATGGAGAGGAAAGTCTGCAAGAACAAGGCGTGTGGGCCCCAGTGGGAGCTCTCTGAGTGGTCCGAG TGTTCAGCCCGGTGTGGCACGCAGGGGACGATGAAGCGGGAGGTGCGCTGCTCGGTGGAAGCACCCCTGTGTGATGAGTCCCGCAAGCCCAGCAGCGAGAAGGCATGCACAGGCCCACCCTGCGACCGCCGCTGGACCGCTTCAGATTGGGGCCCG